A genomic stretch from Desulfurococcaceae archaeon MEX13E-LK6-19 includes:
- a CDS encoding transcription elongation factor, with amino-acid sequence MKYPLDKVCVKSGILCPRCQRLVDTGEVQQYEIPIMKTLIELEEGKYKELRQGSYIKAYKSDNIIIVLVQGIGDPKALEKASKDLSQKLGFRVKIIEKTGDIRRLIEQVIHPAILLGVNTLWLPDGSEQVVIRIPRRDHRLISNYIKDYEKILGEIIGKPVRIRYE; translated from the coding sequence GTGAAGTACCCGCTAGACAAGGTCTGTGTTAAAAGCGGCATACTTTGTCCACGCTGCCAAAGACTTGTCGATACAGGAGAAGTACAACAATACGAGATACCAATAATGAAGACACTGATAGAGCTAGAGGAAGGCAAGTATAAAGAGTTAAGACAAGGCAGTTATATAAAAGCATACAAGAGCGATAACATAATTATAGTACTTGTCCAAGGTATCGGCGATCCCAAAGCATTAGAGAAAGCATCCAAAGACCTTTCACAGAAACTAGGTTTTAGAGTAAAGATTATTGAAAAAACAGGTGATATAAGAAGACTTATAGAACAAGTCATTCATCCTGCAATACTGCTAGGCGTCAACACCTTATGGCTTCCCGATGGAAGCGAACAAGTTGTTATTAGGATCCCGAGAAGGGATCATAGACTGATATCTAATTACATAAAAGACTATGAGAAAATTCTCGGCGAAATTATAGGTAAGCCCGTTAGAATAAGATACGAGTAA
- the truD gene encoding tRNA pseudouridine(13) synthase TruD, translated as MKPCYCNDLDIVAGISFCLTREKIDAKYSFSPETFHVIEIIDWRSLGFNIDNGDYIVLKIEKKNIDTFTVADVVSKTLGVPRSNIIYLGLKDKRSYSVQYFFLKKYLVRRDLKIGSVLIEQDNLVAIVHGFVRRKPRKEHLLGNMFRVLISDYNKNHHKARSIIDKICIHGLPSYYGYQRFGVTRPNTHYVGKMLLLGEYVDALHEFVEGAYLSESIESLKSRKYKVFPYSMRYEFQVFKRSMSSVYHSWMSLDSRLFNLFIESYQSYLFNRMLSKIFLLKRNVANKVNEVCVPGMDCLDPFDIVTEVLLDEGIDYNVFSARRIRGWRRSILFRPRDVRFERHGTDFYLVFRLEKGFFASIVLRELFKENLELK; from the coding sequence ATGAAGCCTTGTTACTGTAATGATCTCGATATCGTGGCAGGAATATCGTTTTGCTTAACCCGGGAAAAAATTGATGCGAAATACAGTTTTTCTCCCGAAACATTTCATGTGATCGAAATTATTGATTGGAGGAGTCTAGGATTCAATATTGATAATGGAGACTATATTGTTCTTAAGATTGAGAAAAAGAACATCGATACCTTTACTGTGGCTGATGTTGTTTCGAAAACACTGGGTGTGCCTAGGAGCAATATTATATACCTCGGACTTAAAGACAAGCGATCGTATTCAGTACAATATTTCTTCCTGAAAAAATACTTGGTTAGAAGAGACTTAAAGATAGGCAGTGTATTAATTGAACAAGATAATCTTGTTGCAATTGTGCATGGATTTGTTAGAAGGAAACCTAGGAAAGAACATCTTTTAGGAAACATGTTTAGAGTTCTCATAAGTGATTACAATAAAAATCACCATAAAGCTAGGAGTATTATTGATAAAATATGTATTCACGGTCTTCCCTCATATTATGGTTATCAAAGATTTGGTGTCACGAGACCAAACACGCATTATGTAGGTAAAATGCTTCTATTAGGAGAATATGTTGATGCACTCCATGAATTTGTGGAGGGAGCCTATCTTAGTGAATCAATAGAATCACTAAAATCACGTAAATACAAGGTTTTTCCCTACTCAATGAGGTATGAGTTCCAAGTATTCAAAAGATCTATGTCAAGTGTTTATCATTCCTGGATGAGTCTTGACTCAAGATTATTCAACTTGTTTATTGAATCATATCAATCATATCTCTTTAACAGAATGTTATCAAAAATATTTCTTCTAAAGAGAAACGTTGCGAATAAAGTGAATGAAGTATGTGTCCCTGGAATGGATTGTCTTGACCCCTTTGATATTGTTACCGAAGTATTACTTGATGAAGGAATTGACTATAATGTATTTTCTGCAAGAAGAATAAGGGGTTGGCGGCGGAGCATCTTGTTTAGACCACGTGATGTCAGATTTGAAAGACACGGTACTGATTTCTATTTGGTTTTCCGTCTAGAAAAAGGGTTTTTTGCATCTATTGTCTTAAGAGAATTGTTTAAAGAAAATCTTGAATTAAAGTGA